CCTTCTTCCAGGAAAAGATCAAGGAATATCTATTAAACAACAGTCACAAGGTTCAAGTCATACTAAAGCCCGATACAGGTCTTGCAGCCAAAGAAGCGAATGCAGAAACTAAAAGACTGGAAGAGACAAGAAAGGGCCTCACTGAGGCTCAAATCGATAAAGTAATCAGTGACAGTCTGCTGCTGAAAAAAGAGCAGGAGAGTGAGGAAGATATCAACTGCCTCCCTACCCTGCAAATTGACGATATCCCCGATGAGAGCTACATTGCCCCCCATGAATATAAGCAGGTATCAGGTTTTGACAGCTACTGGTTTGACCAGCCTACAAACGGTATCAGTTACTTTACGGCACTCGCAAAAACCGAATCAGTTCCTGAAGAATTAAAACCTTATGTGCCTCTCTTTTGTTCCATCGTTACCAAAATAGGCGCCGCCGGTCACGATTATACGGAGATGGCTGAACGCATTGAAGCCCATACGGGAGGCGTCAGTACAGGGGCCAATCTCTGGGAGGATCTCAATGATCTCAGCAATTTTGATGAAGTCGTCGAATTTAACGGTAAAGCCCTTGTAAGCAAGCAGGAAGAACTTTTTGCCATTTTGAGAGATATCGTATCAGCTCCCGACTTCCGTGATTATAAAAGGCTGCATACACTTATCGGCCAGATAAAGACATCCATGGAGAATTCAATCCCGGGATCGGGACACAGCTATGCCAGAGGGCTTGCTTCCAGACATCTGACAAAAGGAGGAAAACAGCGTGAACAATGGTTCGGCATAAGTTATCTGCATTTAATCAAGGAGCTTGCCAAACTTAAGGAAGATGAACTGGCGCCGCTTGCTCATAAAATGGAAGCCATTGCTGCATCACTGGTGAACAAAAAAAGTTTGAAAATCTCTGTTGTTACAGAAAAGCGCTTTTTTTCAGGCATGGAGAAGGCAATGTTGCCCTTTATCTCTGCCATAAAAGAAGGAAGTGACATTTCATGTGAGGATGTCGACTTTACAGCCTCGCCCTGCGTGGAAGGATGGGGAACAAATGTACCCGTATCTTATGTGGCGCAGGTATTTAAAACGGTCCCTTACAGTCACAGTGACTCTCCTGCCCTGCTCGTCCTGTCAAAGCTTCTCAGAGCCTGTTACCTTCATAGAGAAATAAGGGAAAAGGGAGGGGCCTATGGCGGCTTTGCCTCTTATTCCGCTTCTGAAGGGCTCTTTTCCTTTCTCTCATACCGTGATCCTCACCTGGAGCGTACCCTAAAGGTATACAAAGATGCCATCAACTGGGTTATAAAAGGTGAGTTCAGTGATGAAGATTTAAAAGAAGCCATGCTCAGCACATTTTCCGATATTGACAAACCACTTTCCCCTGCCGGCAAGGGTGACAGAGAATTTGTCGCCCTATTGAGAGGACTTACAAGCGAAATGAGGCAGCTAAGGAGAAAAGCACTCCTTTCCCTGACGAGACAGGACATGGTCAATGCAGCCAGGGTTCATCTCAGAGATGGCCTGGAAAAAAGTGCTATTGCCATTATCTCGGGAACGGAGCGATTGGAAGAA
The sequence above is drawn from the Deltaproteobacteria bacterium genome and encodes:
- a CDS encoding insulinase family protein, producing the protein MKKEAIQKGDRLSGFIVDRIVELTDLSMTLFMLSHEKTGAQYIHIKNDDENNLFSIAFRTTPMDSTGVAHILEHTVLCGSKKFPVRDPFFSMLKRSLNTFMNALTANDWTMYPFSTQNEKDFYNLMDVYLDATFFPNIRELSFKQEGWRVEFEETENRESKLTYKGVVYNEMKGAMSDPASLMHRRLQRALYPSSTYHHNSGGEPANIPDLSWEQLKEFHGTYYHPSNAKFFTYGNLPLEKHLKVIEERVLSGFEKLHVDSEVKRERRYESPQREEFTYPIEAATPAEEQAKKSFVSVAWLTCDARDAFEVFTLKILSSLLLGSPAAPLYKALMDSKLGTQLAPGTGYDDENRDTCFAAGLQGANCDDAGAIEKVLIDTLEKLAGEGFPEERVEAVIHQLEFSNKEVVGNYYPYALNILFRLFGPWLHDGDPVSPLLIDEHIERLRKEMKAGPFFQEKIKEYLLNNSHKVQVILKPDTGLAAKEANAETKRLEETRKGLTEAQIDKVISDSLLLKKEQESEEDINCLPTLQIDDIPDESYIAPHEYKQVSGFDSYWFDQPTNGISYFTALAKTESVPEELKPYVPLFCSIVTKIGAAGHDYTEMAERIEAHTGGVSTGANLWEDLNDLSNFDEVVEFNGKALVSKQEELFAILRDIVSAPDFRDYKRLHTLIGQIKTSMENSIPGSGHSYARGLASRHLTKGGKQREQWFGISYLHLIKELAKLKEDELAPLAHKMEAIAASLVNKKSLKISVVTEKRFFSGMEKAMLPFISAIKEGSDISCEDVDFTASPCVEGWGTNVPVSYVAQVFKTVPYSHSDSPALLVLSKLLRACYLHREIREKGGAYGGFASYSASEGLFSFLSYRDPHLERTLKVYKDAINWVIKGEFSDEDLKEAMLSTFSDIDKPLSPAGKGDREFVALLRGLTSEMRQLRRKALLSLTRQDMVNAARVHLRDGLEKSAIAIISGTERLEETKDSKDGLDLTINHI